The Microterricola viridarii nucleotide sequence GCCGCCCGGCGGTTGCCGACCGCGAGCTTCTCGAAGATGTGCCGGGTGTGGGTGCGCAGGGTATTCACCGAGACGAAGAGCGCCCGGGCGATCTCGGGGCCGCTGAGCTCCGAGGCGAGCAGGGTGAGCACCTGCAGCTCTCGCTCGCTCAGGCGCGGCCCCTGCGCCCCCGCGGGTGCGACGGGCTGCCGCTGGAGCTGCCGGATCTCGGCGACGACGCCGAGTCGCCCGCCGGCCAGGGCCGCGTCGTGGAGCCGGCCGAGCAGCGGGCCGGCCGACGCGTCGCCCTGTGCGAGCAACAGCCGCGCCAAGGTGAGGTGGGAGTACTCGCGCAGGTAGTCGAGCTCGTCCTGTGGCGTCAGGCCCTGGGCGTCCAGCCAGGCCCGCGCCTCCGGCAGGTGGCCCTGCTCGATCCGGATGCGCGCCTTCATGGCGCCGATCGGGCGCGCCTCCGCAAAGAAGCCGCGCCGGTAGGAGCGCTCCGCCTCCTCCAGGAGGGCGAGGGTTTCCTCTGGCTGAGCCTGCGCCCGGCGGAGGAGCGCCTTCGACACGAACCAGCGGTAGCGGTGCTCTGAGGAGAATGCGCCGGCCCCGAGTGCCTCCGCCGCGGCGAGTTGCTCCTCCGCCGCGGCCAGCTCGCCCAGCTCGATCAGCACCTCGGCGAAGCCGCCGTGCAAATCGGCAGTGGGCGGCCCACCACCCAGCCGTGCGCGGGCCTCGCCGAGCGCGGACTCGTAGGCGCGGCGCGCCTCCCCCAGCCGCCCGAGGGGCACCAACATGTCTGCGCACACCATCGTCGTGCTGAGGGCGTCGGTCAGGTTTGCGGCCAGTCGGAGGCTGTGGCCGGCATCCGCGAACGCACGCAGCCCGCCCTCCAGGTCGCCGCCGGCCCAAAGCCCGAGCCCGAGCAGCCCCGCCGCAGCGCCCCGCCCGAGGTGTTCCTCCGGGCCCGCCAGCTCCAGTGCGCGGCTCGCATGCCGGGTGACGCCGGGCACGTCCCCGGCGGCCAGGGCGACGGCGGCGCGGTAGAGCGCGATGGTGATCGGCAGCGCGTCCAGTTCGGCGCCGGGCTCCGACTCGTGTGCGGGTGCGCCCGGCGCCAGCAGCCGCTCGGCGGCCACCAGCCGGGGCTCGACGGCCGCGATCTCGCCGGCGACGAGAGCCGACCAGGCGGAGAAGACCAGCAGCACGGGGCGGCGGGCCATCGTGTCAGCTGGCAACAGCGAGAGCCAGCGGAGCAGCGCCGCATCCTGTCTGCTCTTCC carries:
- a CDS encoding LuxR C-terminal-related transcriptional regulator; protein product: MVTPILATKLFAPAPRSQAVDRPRLVDELDAGLRGGRRLSLVSAPAGFGKSTLLSAWVAALRARSGVRAAWLSLDEGDNDPARFLAYLSAALHSADPAIGVHAHAGQPSLEAGLALLINEAAHSGQEIVLVLDDFQVIEDAAILDALGFLLDRLPASLHIAIASRSDPLLPVARLRARGELTELRAGELRFTPAEAAEFLNTAMGLSLSQEDVAALETRTEGWIAGLQLAALSMRDRADASAFIAGFAGSNRFVIDYLIEEVLERAPEETRDFLRDTAILDRLSGPLCDAVTGATGGGAMLAALERANLFVVPLDEAREWCRYHHLFADVLRSRLLGPGAERAAVLHARASAWFEHHDALEEAVRHALAAGDLPRAARLIEASIPGVRKSRQDAALLRWLSLLPADTMARRPVLLVFSAWSALVAGEIAAVEPRLVAAERLLAPGAPAHESEPGAELDALPITIALYRAAVALAAGDVPGVTRHASRALELAGPEEHLGRGAAAGLLGLGLWAGGDLEGGLRAFADAGHSLRLAANLTDALSTTMVCADMLVPLGRLGEARRAYESALGEARARLGGGPPTADLHGGFAEVLIELGELAAAEEQLAAAEALGAGAFSSEHRYRWFVSKALLRRAQAQPEETLALLEEAERSYRRGFFAEARPIGAMKARIRIEQGHLPEARAWLDAQGLTPQDELDYLREYSHLTLARLLLAQGDASAGPLLGRLHDAALAGGRLGVVAEIRQLQRQPVAPAGAQGPRLSERELQVLTLLASELSGPEIARALFVSVNTLRTHTRHIFEKLAVGNRRAAVRRARERGLL